Proteins encoded within one genomic window of Oceanibaculum indicum P24:
- a CDS encoding tetratricopeptide repeat protein, with product MRRAAILSLLGALLAALTGAAYLAPLPALAQQTGQPASSPAQTTAPVQVPVRGGLHEGYGRLVFDWPGNVEYTAAVEDGSLIIRFDRPLRTDISGALANLRSFLAGGSLEPDGRTLSFVLANGDFGLRSFKIGTSVVLDLLRQGGAETAESAPPPSPLPANAQQPAPASVPASPAATDLRVRGADHDGYSRLVFDWNQPVDYTVDSRNGQATLRFDRPASYEIGTLNSRPLRNVRRVEPTGGDGRGVTLQIAPDSRLRHFRSGTRIVVDVLNPASGGAPETRPASQQATAPTPTPKPPAGERGQPAAAPQQAPQAQTPGQPPSAATASPQDRPPGERGPSLPAQPVTPVTSQQTADARPIPGAGPAAQPLTSSLAPSRIQAPVPLEQLQGAPVPVTLRREGDMVALRFQFEDSNAAAVFRRAAHLWIVFDGARRFDFSAVTDTDAGIFSELTQVPVPNGSLARARLVPGVNPRIWRDGPSWVIELRAQPLRPDVALATEVQPVSPQGPRLFIPVTGIGETVVVRDPEVGDELHIVPLSMLGRGIEGDRRFAEFELLATVQGIAVVPLADGVAVRQLPDGVAITSGDGLVLSRDLPERSETFGEVASDSDIRKGKPFAMQEWRGNQAPGQGFYPKRQQLQFALADATSIARTKPRMDLARFYFANGLAPEAMGLLRIIAEGDADYANLPSFKALRGATLFMMGRHEDALKDLSDRALDGIREVALWRGAAFAALGKWNEAVEQFARAGEIPADYPRNYTTEIALLAAQAAIRVGDNRGAGQFLNVVAAGTPTDSEQARINYLRGLVLQAAGDTDAAFELWRPLAEGADRWARVRAARAIIEQELAQGKISNADALQRLESLRFAWRGDDLEFDLLRRLGDLYLAENDYRNGLATLREAATLFPNHPETPTLARTMTDAFAKLYLEGGAERMPPLTALALYDDFRELTPPGARGNEMIQRLADRLVTVDLLDRAANLLDRQVKFRLEGVEKARIGARLALIRLLDRRPEAAVGALDESAVPGIPVELARERNRLRARAQFDLGNPEQAITLLQPDTSREADLLRADILWRQQDWAGAAEVFARLADPLADKRDLTEREATLVLNWAISASMSENTPAVVLIRQNFAQAMDATRFREAFRLITNTTSGDLNDLRTLTQRFQEVERFQSFLSDYRERLKASQLSAIN from the coding sequence ATGAGGCGCGCCGCGATCCTTTCCCTGCTTGGGGCCCTGCTGGCGGCCCTGACTGGTGCGGCGTATCTCGCGCCGCTGCCGGCGCTTGCTCAGCAAACCGGACAGCCAGCCAGCAGCCCGGCACAGACGACGGCACCGGTGCAGGTGCCGGTGCGTGGTGGCCTGCATGAAGGCTATGGAAGGCTGGTGTTCGACTGGCCCGGTAATGTGGAATACACGGCGGCAGTCGAGGATGGTTCGCTCATCATCCGGTTCGACCGGCCGCTGCGCACGGATATCTCCGGCGCGCTCGCCAATCTGCGCAGCTTCCTGGCCGGCGGATCGCTGGAACCGGACGGCCGCACCCTGTCCTTCGTGCTGGCCAATGGCGATTTTGGCTTGCGCAGCTTCAAGATCGGCACCTCGGTCGTGCTCGACCTGCTGCGCCAGGGCGGGGCAGAGACGGCAGAATCCGCGCCGCCACCCAGCCCGCTGCCGGCCAATGCGCAGCAACCGGCACCAGCCAGTGTGCCAGCCAGTCCGGCGGCCACCGACCTCAGGGTGCGCGGCGCCGATCATGACGGCTATTCCCGTCTGGTGTTCGACTGGAATCAGCCGGTCGATTACACGGTGGACAGCCGGAACGGGCAGGCAACCCTGCGATTCGACCGGCCGGCCAGCTACGAGATCGGCACGCTGAACAGCCGGCCGCTGCGCAATGTGCGGCGGGTGGAACCGACAGGCGGCGACGGGCGCGGTGTGACCCTGCAGATCGCCCCCGATTCGCGGCTCAGGCATTTCCGCAGTGGCACGCGAATCGTGGTCGATGTGCTGAACCCTGCTTCCGGAGGCGCGCCGGAAACCCGACCGGCCTCCCAACAGGCAACTGCACCCACACCGACGCCCAAGCCGCCGGCCGGCGAGCGCGGCCAGCCAGCAGCGGCGCCCCAGCAGGCACCGCAGGCTCAGACTCCGGGCCAGCCTCCCTCCGCCGCAACCGCCAGCCCACAGGACCGCCCGCCCGGGGAACGCGGCCCGTCGCTGCCCGCACAGCCGGTCACGCCGGTTACCAGCCAGCAGACGGCGGATGCCCGCCCGATCCCGGGAGCAGGGCCGGCGGCGCAACCCCTGACCTCATCCCTGGCGCCGTCGCGAATCCAGGCCCCGGTACCGCTGGAGCAGCTACAGGGCGCACCGGTACCGGTGACGCTGCGCCGCGAGGGCGACATGGTGGCGCTGCGCTTCCAGTTCGAGGATTCCAACGCCGCGGCCGTGTTCCGCCGTGCCGCGCATCTGTGGATCGTGTTCGATGGTGCGCGTCGCTTCGACTTCTCGGCGGTGACGGATACCGACGCGGGCATCTTCTCTGAACTAACGCAGGTTCCGGTACCGAATGGCTCGCTGGCACGCGCGCGTCTGGTCCCCGGCGTCAATCCCCGGATCTGGCGCGACGGGCCAAGCTGGGTGATCGAGCTGCGCGCACAGCCGCTGCGCCCCGACGTGGCGCTGGCGACCGAGGTGCAGCCGGTCAGCCCGCAGGGGCCGCGCCTGTTCATTCCCGTTACCGGCATTGGCGAGACCGTTGTCGTGCGCGACCCGGAGGTCGGTGACGAGCTGCATATCGTGCCGCTGTCGATGCTGGGGCGCGGTATCGAGGGCGACCGGCGCTTTGCCGAGTTCGAGCTGCTGGCGACGGTGCAGGGTATCGCCGTGGTGCCGCTTGCCGATGGCGTGGCGGTACGGCAATTGCCGGATGGTGTCGCAATCACCAGCGGCGACGGTCTGGTGCTGTCGCGCGACCTGCCGGAACGGTCGGAGACCTTCGGGGAAGTTGCGTCGGACAGCGATATCCGCAAGGGCAAGCCTTTCGCCATGCAGGAATGGCGCGGCAACCAGGCGCCCGGCCAGGGTTTCTATCCCAAGCGGCAGCAGTTGCAATTCGCCCTGGCCGATGCCACCAGCATCGCACGCACCAAGCCGCGCATGGATCTCGCGCGCTTCTACTTCGCCAACGGCCTGGCGCCGGAGGCGATGGGGCTGCTCCGGATCATCGCGGAGGGCGATGCGGACTATGCGAACCTGCCCAGCTTCAAGGCGCTGCGCGGCGCTACCCTGTTCATGATGGGCCGCCACGAGGACGCGTTGAAAGACCTTTCCGACCGGGCGCTGGATGGTATCCGCGAGGTGGCGCTGTGGCGCGGCGCGGCCTTCGCGGCGCTCGGCAAGTGGAACGAGGCGGTGGAGCAGTTCGCCCGCGCCGGCGAGATTCCGGCCGACTATCCGCGTAACTACACGACGGAGATCGCGCTGCTGGCGGCCCAAGCGGCCATCCGCGTCGGCGACAACCGTGGTGCTGGCCAGTTCCTGAACGTGGTGGCGGCCGGCACGCCGACCGACAGCGAACAGGCGCGCATCAACTATCTGCGCGGGCTTGTGCTGCAGGCGGCGGGCGATACCGATGCGGCGTTCGAGCTGTGGCGTCCGCTGGCCGAGGGCGCGGACCGCTGGGCCCGGGTGCGGGCGGCACGCGCGATCATCGAGCAGGAGCTGGCGCAGGGCAAAATCTCCAACGCCGATGCGCTGCAGCGGCTGGAAAGCCTGCGCTTCGCCTGGCGCGGCGACGATCTGGAGTTCGATCTGCTGCGCCGGCTGGGCGACCTGTATCTGGCGGAGAATGATTACCGGAACGGTCTGGCGACGCTGCGCGAGGCGGCGACCCTGTTCCCGAATCATCCGGAAACGCCGACCCTGGCGCGCACCATGACCGACGCCTTCGCCAAACTCTATCTGGAAGGCGGTGCGGAGCGCATGCCGCCGCTGACAGCGCTGGCGCTGTACGATGATTTCCGGGAGCTGACGCCGCCCGGTGCGCGCGGCAACGAGATGATCCAGCGTCTGGCTGACCGTCTGGTGACGGTCGATCTGCTGGACCGTGCCGCCAACCTGCTGGACCGTCAGGTGAAGTTCCGCCTGGAAGGGGTGGAGAAGGCGCGGATCGGCGCCCGGCTGGCGCTCATCCGGCTGCTTGACCGTCGGCCCGAGGCGGCGGTCGGCGCGCTGGACGAGAGTGCTGTGCCCGGCATTCCGGTGGAGCTGGCGCGCGAGCGCAACCGGCTGCGGGCGCGGGCGCAGTTCGACCTCGGCAATCCCGAACAGGCCATCACCCTGCTGCAGCCGGACACCAGCCGCGAGGCCGACCTGCTGCGTGCCGATATCCTGTGGCGGCAGCAGGATTGGGCCGGCGCCGCCGAGGTGTTCGCCCGGCTGGCCGATCCGCTGGCCGACAAGCGCGACCTGACGGAGCGCGAGGCGACGCTGGTGCTGAACTGGGCGATTTCCGCCTCGATGAGCGAGAACACCCCGGCGGTGGTGCTGATCCGGCAGAATTTCGCGCAGGCGATGGACGCCACCCGCTTCCGCGAGGCCTTCCGCCTGATCACCAACACGACCTCGGGCGATTTGAACGATCTGCGGACGCTGACCCAGCGGTTCCAGGAGGTCGAGCGCTTCCAGTCCTTCCTCAGCGATTACCGGGAACGGCTGAAGGCCAGCCAGCTCAGCGCCATCAACTGA
- a CDS encoding OmpA/MotB family protein has translation MPSDPLFGLNSGPHGGAGKNPNAPDSPPQHSPFHILPKVGGPFWLLTFLDVISLLLAFFIMLFAMSNPRTADWEELSATLADRLAPNVETVKPAPPTALTIDEDKTVPGLNLDYLVSLLRGHLDSDPLLARTVLHRFPDRLILSMPSDLLFALNSAALNDQARRALFELGGLLGNLSNRTDVYGHTDPAPIRSGPYRSNWELSLARAQSVATALLESGYDKPMIVQGFADTRFVFLARDILSPRREALARRVDIVLYPSQAAILP, from the coding sequence ATGCCCTCCGATCCGCTTTTTGGCCTGAACAGCGGCCCGCATGGTGGTGCAGGCAAAAACCCCAACGCACCAGATTCACCGCCGCAGCACAGCCCGTTCCATATCCTGCCGAAGGTCGGCGGGCCGTTCTGGCTGCTGACCTTTCTCGACGTCATCAGCCTGCTGCTGGCCTTCTTCATCATGCTGTTTGCCATGTCGAACCCCAGGACAGCAGACTGGGAGGAGCTGTCGGCCACCCTGGCCGACCGGCTGGCACCGAATGTGGAGACCGTGAAGCCGGCGCCGCCGACCGCGCTGACCATCGACGAAGACAAGACCGTACCGGGCCTGAACCTCGATTATCTGGTCTCGCTGCTGCGCGGCCATCTCGACAGCGATCCGCTGTTGGCACGAACCGTGCTTCACCGTTTTCCGGACCGGTTGATCCTCTCGATGCCGTCCGACCTGCTGTTCGCGCTGAACAGTGCCGCCCTCAACGACCAGGCCCGCCGGGCCCTGTTCGAGCTGGGCGGCCTGCTCGGCAACCTCAGCAACCGGACGGATGTGTATGGTCATACCGATCCCGCGCCGATCCGCTCCGGTCCCTATCGCAGCAACTGGGAGCTTTCGTTGGCGCGTGCACAGTCCGTAGCGACGGCGCTGCTGGAATCGGGTTATGATAAGCCTATGATCGTTCAAGGATTCGCCGATACGCGCTTCGTTTTTCTCGCCCGTGATATCCTCTCGCCCCGGCGTGAGGCGCTGGCGCGCCGCGTCGATATCGTGCTCTACCCGTCGCAGGCCGCGATCCTGCCATGA
- a CDS encoding protein phosphatase CheZ: protein MAVPSKFSAKQPAGEAAADSSAGPAVTTEEVVSVVEQMLSNLRGDLSPGAMQLYGELEDLARFIRDARKDLAEIRPEDIRDHHIPSATDELDAVIGATEEATGRILDACEVFSEVSGKLSEEDSERTMNAVTEIYEACNFQDITGQRITKVVGTLKHIEDKIEQLLQAFGAGVNNAKDGAAKKPPAAEKPKGKDGRPDADLLNGPQLPGNANSQEDIDAILASFD from the coding sequence ATGGCCGTTCCGTCGAAATTTTCGGCAAAGCAGCCTGCCGGCGAGGCCGCTGCCGATTCGTCCGCCGGTCCGGCCGTGACCACGGAAGAGGTGGTCTCCGTTGTCGAGCAGATGCTGTCCAACCTGCGCGGCGACCTGTCGCCGGGTGCCATGCAGCTCTATGGCGAGCTGGAGGATCTGGCGCGCTTCATCCGTGATGCCCGCAAGGACCTGGCGGAAATCCGCCCGGAAGACATCCGCGACCATCATATCCCGAGTGCCACCGACGAGCTGGATGCGGTGATCGGCGCCACCGAGGAGGCGACGGGCCGTATTCTGGATGCCTGCGAGGTGTTCTCCGAAGTCTCCGGCAAGCTGTCGGAAGAGGATTCGGAGCGCACCATGAATGCGGTCACCGAAATCTACGAGGCCTGCAACTTCCAGGACATTACCGGCCAGCGCATTACCAAGGTGGTCGGCACGCTGAAGCATATCGAGGACAAGATCGAACAGCTCCTCCAGGCTTTCGGCGCGGGGGTCAATAACGCGAAGGACGGCGCTGCCAAGAAGCCGCCGGCCGCGGAAAAGCCCAAGGGCAAGGATGGCCGGCCGGATGCCGATCTGCTGAATGGCCCGCAATTGCCCGGCAATGCGAATTCGCAGGAAGATATCGACGCAATTCTCGCGAGTTTCGACTAG
- the flgF gene encoding flagellar basal-body rod protein FlgF yields MEATSFIALSRQSALQREMSTIANNIANVNTAGFKGQRVLFAEYLEQPRFGEKLSYVIDKAIAFDMSEGALQTTANDYDLTVTGDGFFVVETPAGPRYTRTGSFKPNENGELVTTEGYAVLDSNNNPVSIPMDQGPLLVDEFGFIRTQDGVEISQIQIVGFDNPQTLQRAGTNLFVSLEEPIEPQNSRVVQGALESSNVNAVGEITRMIDIHRSYERTSNLIQQEHDRMRDGIRRLGKPNNGA; encoded by the coding sequence ATGGAAGCCACTTCGTTCATCGCCTTGTCACGTCAGAGCGCATTGCAGCGCGAGATGTCCACGATCGCGAACAATATCGCCAACGTGAACACGGCCGGCTTCAAGGGGCAGCGCGTGCTGTTCGCCGAATATCTGGAGCAGCCCCGCTTCGGTGAGAAGCTGTCCTATGTGATCGACAAGGCGATTGCCTTCGACATGTCAGAAGGCGCGCTGCAGACCACTGCGAACGATTATGACCTGACGGTGACTGGCGATGGCTTCTTCGTCGTCGAGACGCCGGCGGGCCCGCGCTATACGCGCACCGGCAGCTTCAAGCCGAACGAGAATGGCGAGCTTGTCACCACCGAGGGCTATGCGGTGCTCGACAGCAACAACAACCCGGTCTCGATCCCGATGGATCAGGGGCCGCTGCTGGTCGATGAGTTCGGCTTCATCCGCACCCAGGACGGTGTCGAGATCAGCCAGATCCAGATCGTCGGCTTCGACAACCCGCAGACGCTGCAGCGCGCCGGCACCAACCTGTTCGTCTCCCTGGAGGAGCCGATTGAGCCGCAGAATTCGCGGGTCGTGCAGGGCGCGCTGGAAAGCTCCAACGTGAATGCGGTCGGCGAGATCACGCGGATGATCGACATTCACCGCAGCTATGAACGCACCTCCAACCTCATCCAGCAGGAGCATGACCGGATGCGCGATGGTATCCGCCGGCTCGGCAAGCCGAATAACGGCGCCTAA
- a CDS encoding response regulator, which yields MSVDMNMDILIVDDYRTMLRIIRNLLKQIGFDNVDEATDGSMALKKMREKSYGLVISDWNMEPMTGLQLLKEVRADAKLKHTPFIMVTAESKTENVIAAKQAGVNNYIVKPFNAATLKMKLTAVIGNF from the coding sequence ATGAGCGTCGATATGAACATGGATATCCTCATCGTCGATGATTATCGCACGATGCTCCGGATCATCCGCAATCTGCTGAAACAGATCGGCTTCGATAATGTCGATGAAGCCACCGATGGCAGCATGGCGCTCAAGAAAATGCGCGAGAAGAGCTATGGGCTCGTCATTTCCGACTGGAACATGGAGCCGATGACCGGCCTGCAGCTCCTGAAGGAAGTGCGCGCGGACGCCAAGCTGAAACATACGCCCTTCATCATGGTGACGGCGGAAAGCAAGACCGAGAACGTGATCGCCGCCAAGCAGGCCGGCGTGAACAATTACATTGTGAAGCCGTTCAACGCCGCCACGCTGAAGATGAAGCTGACGGCTGTCATCGGGAACTTCTGA
- a CDS encoding MotE family protein, protein MLSIPRLLPVTILAALLLLTVKLGGIWDGVSRLQAGIGTAPVRAQQAQQPAPANQQPANQQQPANQQPAGQPSTNQQNGANQGGTGQGGASSGGTAVDPILFSRSEIELLQELSRRRDELDQREQTLVQKEGLLAAAEQRIDKKIAELDAIRSDIEGLIKKYNEQEEAEVQRLVKIYEAMKPKDAARIFDQLDMNILLQVVERMAERRVAPILADMSPKRANELTAEIASRRQMPDLGAQPTQ, encoded by the coding sequence ATGCTGTCGATCCCACGCCTGTTGCCGGTTACGATTCTGGCCGCCCTGCTGCTGCTGACCGTGAAGCTGGGCGGTATCTGGGACGGTGTCTCCCGCCTGCAGGCCGGGATCGGCACTGCGCCGGTGCGTGCCCAGCAGGCCCAGCAGCCGGCGCCCGCAAACCAGCAACCGGCGAACCAGCAGCAACCGGCCAATCAGCAGCCCGCAGGTCAGCCTTCCACAAATCAGCAGAACGGGGCCAACCAGGGTGGTACGGGCCAGGGTGGGGCTTCGTCGGGCGGCACCGCCGTCGATCCGATCCTGTTCAGCCGGTCGGAAATCGAGCTGCTGCAGGAATTGTCGCGCCGCCGCGATGAGCTGGACCAGCGCGAGCAGACGCTGGTGCAGAAGGAGGGGCTGCTGGCAGCCGCCGAGCAGCGTATCGACAAGAAAATTGCCGAGCTGGATGCGATCCGCTCCGACATCGAGGGGCTGATCAAGAAATATAACGAACAGGAAGAGGCGGAGGTGCAGCGCCTCGTGAAGATCTACGAGGCGATGAAACCCAAGGATGCGGCCCGCATCTTCGACCAGCTGGACATGAACATCCTCCTCCAGGTCGTGGAGCGCATGGCCGAACGCCGCGTCGCGCCGATCCTCGCCGATATGAGCCCGAAACGGGCCAATGAGCTGACTGCGGAAATTGCATCGCGTCGCCAGATGCCTGATCTTGGCGCGCAACCGACCCAGTAG
- a CDS encoding flagellar basal body-associated FliL family protein, with amino-acid sequence MAADAVGEDFEEGGEGPPKKKFSGKKLILFIVLPLLLLIGAAVGVYFSGLLGSDPAPVDTAQEAPPPPPPAQAVFFDLPEIIVNLNSTGRRSTFLKMNISLELQNPSDIARINEVMPRIIDNFQVYLRELRIEDLQGSAGMYRLREELLRRVNLAVRPARVRDVLFREMLVQ; translated from the coding sequence ATGGCGGCTGACGCGGTCGGCGAGGATTTTGAAGAAGGCGGTGAAGGCCCGCCGAAGAAAAAGTTCAGCGGTAAGAAGCTGATCCTTTTCATCGTGCTGCCGCTGCTGCTGCTGATCGGCGCGGCCGTCGGCGTCTATTTCTCCGGCCTGCTCGGCTCCGACCCGGCGCCGGTGGATACCGCCCAGGAGGCACCGCCGCCGCCGCCGCCGGCGCAGGCCGTGTTCTTCGATCTGCCGGAAATCATCGTGAATCTGAACAGCACCGGCCGGCGCTCCACTTTCCTGAAGATGAACATCAGCCTGGAGCTGCAGAACCCGTCCGATATCGCCCGGATCAACGAGGTGATGCCGCGCATCATCGATAATTTCCAGGTCTATCTGCGTGAATTGCGGATCGAGGATCTTCAGGGTTCCGCCGGCATGTACCGCCTGCGCGAGGAGCTGCTGCGGCGGGTGAATCTGGCGGTGCGGCCGGCGCGCGTGCGTGACGTGCTGTTCCGCGAGATGCTGGTGCAGTAG
- the fliP gene encoding flagellar type III secretion system pore protein FliP (The bacterial flagellar biogenesis protein FliP forms a type III secretion system (T3SS)-type pore required for flagellar assembly.) — protein MSRRLLAMPALLTLALLLLPQMAVAQSFNLDLGAPDGSTTARIIQLLAVFTVLSIAPGILVMVTSFTRIIVVLSFMRFALGTQQNPPNIVLISLAMFLTFFIMQPTLERAYNEGVVPLLDQQIDEAEALERVIAPFHSFMRTHVREQDLDLFLGIAKATPDQVGENTPLRALVPAFMISELRRAFEIGFLIYIPFVIIDMVVASVLMSMGMMMIPPVIVSLPFKLIFFVLLDGWYMIAGSLVQSFGPL, from the coding sequence ATGAGCCGCCGCCTGCTTGCGATGCCCGCACTGCTGACGCTGGCCCTACTGCTGCTGCCACAGATGGCGGTGGCGCAGAGCTTCAATCTCGACCTGGGCGCGCCGGACGGTTCCACCACCGCCCGCATCATCCAGCTGCTGGCGGTGTTCACGGTGCTGTCCATCGCACCGGGCATCCTGGTGATGGTCACCTCCTTCACCCGGATTATCGTGGTGCTGTCCTTCATGCGCTTCGCGCTCGGCACCCAACAGAACCCGCCGAACATCGTGCTGATCAGCCTGGCGATGTTCCTGACCTTCTTCATCATGCAGCCGACGCTGGAGCGCGCCTATAACGAGGGTGTGGTGCCGCTGCTCGACCAGCAGATTGACGAGGCCGAGGCGCTGGAGCGGGTGATCGCCCCGTTCCACAGCTTCATGCGTACCCATGTGCGCGAGCAGGATCTGGACCTGTTCCTCGGCATCGCCAAGGCCACGCCGGATCAGGTGGGGGAGAACACGCCGCTGCGCGCGCTGGTCCCCGCCTTCATGATCAGCGAGCTGCGGCGCGCCTTCGAGATCGGCTTCCTGATCTACATCCCGTTCGTCATCATCGACATGGTGGTCGCCTCGGTCCTGATGTCGATGGGCATGATGATGATTCCGCCGGTTATCGTCTCGTTGCCCTTCAAGCTGATCTTCTTCGTGCTGCTGGACGGCTGGTACATGATCGCCGGCAGCCTGGTGCAGAGCTTCGGGCCGCTCTAG
- a CDS encoding DUF6468 domain-containing protein translates to MMGLEMSLLLETLVAALLVATIVYAAILNRKLGRLRADRAELEAQIARFVECTHRAEASIKHLKAVSEEAGRSLQQPIDRAMAVRDELVFMIERGDTLSEKLSGRISAAREPRAEETPAAMPRRPRPAAPVQAAPGQERGQDRMVGPAPEEDEDMAGRSKAERDLLRALREAR, encoded by the coding sequence ATGATGGGCCTGGAAATGTCGCTGCTGCTGGAAACGCTGGTGGCTGCCTTGCTGGTCGCCACCATCGTCTATGCCGCCATCCTGAACCGCAAGCTGGGCCGGCTGCGCGCCGACCGGGCGGAGCTGGAGGCGCAGATCGCCCGATTCGTGGAGTGCACGCATCGCGCCGAAGCCAGCATCAAGCATCTGAAGGCGGTTTCCGAAGAGGCCGGCCGGTCGCTGCAGCAGCCCATCGACAGGGCTATGGCCGTGCGCGATGAGCTGGTGTTCATGATCGAGCGTGGCGACACGCTGTCGGAGAAGCTGTCGGGCCGGATCTCGGCGGCGCGCGAGCCGCGCGCGGAAGAGACGCCTGCTGCCATGCCCAGGCGACCGCGCCCGGCCGCGCCAGTTCAGGCTGCGCCCGGACAGGAGCGGGGCCAGGACAGGATGGTGGGACCGGCGCCCGAGGAGGACGAGGATATGGCCGGCCGTTCCAAGGCGGAGCGCGACCTGCTGCGTGCTCTCCGCGAGGCCCGCTAG
- a CDS encoding flagellar biosynthetic protein FliO, whose protein sequence is MNIESYLYAVLALVFVLALLGLFYLVMRRLGIGGALPRTRGERRLRLVEVLPVDAKRRLVLLRRDGREHLVLLGPESDLLIESLDEEEPDGTADFDAVLDRTPPAAKPATKATVAPAGPREPRLGRRPGTETAE, encoded by the coding sequence ATGAACATCGAAAGCTATCTCTACGCCGTTCTTGCGCTGGTCTTCGTCCTGGCCCTGCTCGGCCTGTTCTATCTGGTCATGCGCCGGCTCGGGATCGGTGGTGCCCTGCCGCGCACGCGCGGCGAGCGGCGGTTGCGGCTGGTCGAGGTGCTGCCGGTGGATGCCAAGCGGCGACTGGTGCTGCTGCGCCGCGACGGACGGGAACATCTGGTGCTGCTGGGGCCGGAAAGCGACCTGCTGATCGAATCCCTCGATGAGGAGGAGCCGGACGGCACCGCCGATTTCGATGCCGTGCTGGACCGTACGCCCCCCGCCGCAAAACCCGCAACCAAGGCAACAGTAGCACCGGCTGGCCCGCGCGAACCGCGCCTTGGCCGCCGCCCCGGCACGGAGACGGCCGAATGA
- the fliM gene encoding flagellar motor switch protein FliM, with amino-acid sequence MSNDQDALADEWAAAGEDDEDMAAAMGGDEDEATARVLNQAEIDSLLGFDEDGDGSGDNSGIHAIVNSALVSYERLPMLEVVYDRLVRMMSTSLRNFTSDNVEVSLDNINSIRFGDYLNSIPLPAMLGVFKADEWDNFGLLVVDSAMIYSIVDVLLGGRRGTAAMRIEGRPYTTIERNLVERLINVVLSDLSAAFDPLSPVTFRFERLETNPRFATIARPANAAIVARLRIDMEDRGGRLELLLPYATLEPVRELLLQMFMGEKFGRDSIWEGHLATELWHTDVELEAVLDEVPVPLGDVLNWKVGSRMLLNTEADSTIDLRCGNVTLFGGRMGRKGTDIAIRIEKRHRKM; translated from the coding sequence ATGAGCAACGACCAGGATGCCCTGGCTGACGAATGGGCCGCCGCGGGCGAGGACGACGAGGATATGGCCGCCGCCATGGGCGGCGATGAGGATGAGGCTACAGCCCGTGTCCTGAACCAGGCGGAGATCGATTCGCTTCTCGGCTTCGACGAGGATGGCGACGGCTCGGGCGACAATTCCGGCATCCACGCCATCGTCAATTCGGCGCTGGTGTCCTATGAACGCCTGCCGATGCTGGAGGTGGTCTATGATCGCCTTGTCCGCATGATGTCCACCAGCTTGCGCAATTTCACCTCGGACAATGTCGAGGTCTCGCTCGACAACATCAACTCGATCCGCTTCGGCGATTATCTGAACTCGATCCCGCTGCCCGCCATGCTGGGCGTGTTCAAGGCCGACGAATGGGACAATTTCGGCCTGCTGGTGGTCGATTCGGCGATGATCTATTCCATCGTCGACGTGCTGCTGGGCGGCCGGCGCGGCACGGCGGCGATGCGTATCGAGGGCCGGCCTTACACCACCATCGAGCGCAATCTGGTCGAGCGGCTGATCAACGTCGTGCTGTCCGACCTGTCGGCGGCCTTCGACCCGCTGTCGCCGGTGACCTTCCGCTTCGAGCGTCTGGAGACCAACCCGCGCTTTGCCACCATTGCCCGCCCGGCCAACGCCGCCATCGTCGCGCGCCTGCGCATCGATATGGAGGATCGCGGCGGACGGCTGGAGCTGCTGCTGCCCTACGCGACGCTGGAGCCGGTACGTGAGCTGCTGCTGCAGATGTTCATGGGCGAGAAGTTCGGCCGTGACTCGATCTGGGAAGGCCATCTGGCGACCGAGCTGTGGCACACCGATGTCGAGCTGGAAGCGGTGCTGGACGAAGTGCCGGTGCCGCTGGGCGACGTGCTGAACTGGAAGGTCGGCAGCCGCATGTTGCTGAACACCGAGGCGGATTCGACCATCGATCTGCGCTGCGGCAACGTCACCCTGTTCGGCGGCCGCATGGGCCGCAAGGGAACCGATATCGCCATTCGCATCGAGAAGCGTCATCGCAAGATGTAG